One Hermetia illucens chromosome 4, iHerIll2.2.curated.20191125, whole genome shotgun sequence DNA segment encodes these proteins:
- the LOC119655496 gene encoding ubiquitin carboxyl-terminal hydrolase calypso yields MTKMPVDINRLTEGWLELESDPGLFTLLLEDFGVKGVQVEEIYDLQKSLEGPVYGFIFLFRWIEERRARRKIVDTTEIFVKDEEAVSSIFFAQQVVPNSCATHALLSVLLNCADLHLGETLGRLKVHTKGMCPENKGWAIGNTPELACAHNSHAMPQARRRLDKSSGVSTGRFTGEAFHFVSFVPINGHLFELDGLKPFPMDHGPWDEKEDWTDKFRRVMTERLGISTGEQDIRFNLMAVVPDRRIAITHKLKMLRTNKAIVSATLEKLLKTDKGPDAKKKEESSENVGNNEGESSQTKEEIEDGNSSPTSLFEPNAFTARDLQSLLKNLESEILVNEQRLNDENDKRYMFKVDDCRRTHNYDEFICTFLSMLAHQGVLGELVSQHLLTPRKIAQNAANRIGRPSKKNGKSPKPAGRRRKGRNKCKKRK; encoded by the exons ATGACAAAAATGCCGGTAGATATAAATCGCTTAACCGAAGGTTGGCTTGAGCTTGAAAGTGATCCAGGATTGTTCACTTTGCTACTGGAAGATTTCGGCGTGAAAGGTGTACAAGTTGAGGAAATCTACGACCTTCAAAAATCTCTTGAAGGACCAGTTTATGGATTTATATTCCTCTTCCGGTGGATAGAGGAACGCCGTGCTCGTCGCAAAATCGTTGATACAACCGAGATTTTCGTGAAGGATGAGGAGGCGGTCAGTAGCATATTCTTCGCACAACAAGTCGTTCCAAACAGCTGTGCCACTCATGCCTTGCTCTCGGTGCTCCTGAACTGTGCGGACTTACACTTGGGGGAGACACTTGGTCGGCTCAAGGTACACACGAAGGGGATGTGTCCTGAAAATAAGGGTTGGGCGATCGGGAACACCCCAGAGTTAGCCTGCGCACATAATTCCCACGCAATGCCACAAGCAAGACGCCGTTTGGACAAGAGCAGTGGAGTGAGCACTGGCAGATTCACAGGGGAAGCATTCCACTTTGTTAGTTTTGTGCCAATCAACGGTCACCTGTTTGAATTGGATGGTTTAAAGCCGTTCCCAATGGACCACGGTCCTTGGGatgaaaaggaagattggaccgATAAGTTCCGCAGAGTAATGACGGAGAGACTGGGCATTTCGACAGGGGAACAGGATATAAG GTTTAACCTCATGGCAGTTGTCCCTGATCGACGAATTGCTATCACGCACAAACTCAAAATGCTCCGAACTAACAAAGCCATTGTGTCGGCAACGTTGGAAAAATTGCTCAAGACTGATAAGGGCCCGGACGCAAAGAAAAAG GAAGAATCATCAGAAAATGTG GGGAACAATGAAGGAGAAAGTAGTCAAACTAAAGAGGAAATTGAAGATGGAAATTCATCCCCAACATCACTTTTTGAGCCCAACGCGTTCACGGCAAGAGATCTTCAATCACTTCTGAAAAACTTGGAGTCTGAGATCTTGGTTAACGAGCAACGTCTAAACGATGAAAACGACAAGCGATATATGTTCAAG GTTGATGATTGTCGGCGGACCCACAATTACGATGAATTTATTTGCACCTTTTTATCCATGTTAGCCCATCAGGGGGTTCTTGGTGAACTGGTCTCTCAACATTTACTCACCCCACGGAAAATCGCGCAAAATGCTGCTAATCGAATCGGACGACCATCAAAGAAAAACGGAAAATCACCTAAACCAGCCGGACGACGAAGGAAGGGTCGTAATAAGTGTAAGAAGAGAAAGTGA
- the LOC119654559 gene encoding 28S ribosomal protein S36, mitochondrial isoform X1: protein MVFITALRQASKRVPMIKFRKGGPVMSASAGSQPQAAGSPAVSSQATAPHPHAGGSIPGVAIEDWQLPPRYQRKPIDPVEMEYINNGGPPA, encoded by the exons ATGGTTTTTATAACCGCTCTTCGACAGGCCTCCAAGCGAGTGCCCATGATAAAATTCCGTAAAGGAGGTCCGGTTATGTCAGCATCCGCTGGTTCACAACCTCAAGCAGCTGGATCGCCTGCGGTGAGTTCACAAGCTACTGCCCCCCATCCT CATGCTGGTGGCTCAATACCTGGAGTAGCAATTGAAGACTGGCAACTACCACCTCGTTACCAAAGGAAACCGATTGATCCTGTCGAAATGGAATATATTAACAACGGCGGCCCGCCGGCCTAA
- the LOC119655497 gene encoding V-type proton ATPase subunit F 1, which yields MALHAAIKGKLISVIGDEDTCVGFLLGGVGEINKNRHPNFMVVDKNTAVSEIEDCFKRFLKRDDIDIILINQNYAELIRHVIDAHTAPIPAVLEIPSKDHPYDASKDSILRRAKGMFNPEDLVGVPRG from the exons ATGGCACTTCACGCAGCAATCAAGGGAAAACTAATTTCCGTCATCGGCGATGAG GACACCTGTGTTGGATTCCTCCTTGGTGGAGTcggagaaattaataaaaatcgtCATCCCAACTTTATGGTTGTCGATAAAA ATACTGCCGTGAGTGAAATCGAGGATTGTTTCAAACGTTTCCTGAAGCGggatgatatcgacattatcCTGATCAATCAGAACTACGCAGAGTTGATTCGGCATGTAATTGATGCGCACACAGCTCCTATTCCGGCTGTGCTGGAAATTCCATCCAAGGATCATCCTTACGATGCATCGAAAGACTCGATTCTTAGACGTGCGAAG GGAATGTTCAATCCTGAGGACCTAGTTGGGGTACCGCGGGGTTAG
- the LOC119654559 gene encoding uncharacterized protein LOC119654559 isoform X2, protein MVFITALRQASKRVPMIKFRKGGPVMSASAGSQPQAAGSPAHAGGSIPGVAIEDWQLPPRYQRKPIDPVEMEYINNGGPPA, encoded by the exons ATGGTTTTTATAACCGCTCTTCGACAGGCCTCCAAGCGAGTGCCCATGATAAAATTCCGTAAAGGAGGTCCGGTTATGTCAGCATCCGCTGGTTCACAACCTCAAGCAGCTGGATCGCCTGCG CATGCTGGTGGCTCAATACCTGGAGTAGCAATTGAAGACTGGCAACTACCACCTCGTTACCAAAGGAAACCGATTGATCCTGTCGAAATGGAATATATTAACAACGGCGGCCCGCCGGCCTAA